The DNA window CTAATGGGCCTCAAGGTTCGCTCCGGCTTAGACCTGACCCGCGCCGCCCAGCCTATTCTGGAACAGCTTAGTGCCACCACCGGAGAAGATGCCTACTTGGTCATACCCCGTGGAGACGTGGGCATCTTTCTGCAAGGGGTAGAGGGCCGCCAACCCATCCGGGTGGTGGAAACCTATGGTACCGAAATCCCCCTCCACTGCGGTGCTTCCCGCAAGGCTATCTTGGCCTTTAAGGACGATGAATGGATCGAGGGCTACATCCGCCGGGGTCTAACCAGCCTGACCGAAAAGAGCATCACTGACCCCGAGAAGCTTTGGGAAGAAATAAGACAGATCCGAAAGCAGGGCTATGCCACTTCCAGCGGCGAGTATACCCAGTATGCCTTTGGAGTAGCAGCTCCGGTGCGCAACTTTAACAACCAGGTGGTAGCCTCCATTGGCATCATTGGCCTGCAGATGCGCTACACCGAGGAGAACCTGCCCCTGTTCATTAACGAAGTCAAGCGAGCCGGCCGGGCCGTCTCCCAACGGCTAGGCTGGGATGGGGACGAATCCTAGGGCCCGCGAGGCTTCCTCGGCTGCCTCCTTAACCATGGCGATCATTTCCGGAAGTCGCTTCTTGCTAATCCGGACCGTAGGCGCCGAAAGGCTAATGGCCGCGATTACCGCGCCGCCAGCATCACAAACCGGAGCCGCCACACAGCAAACCCCCCGCTCGTGCTCCTCATCATCAATGGCGTACCCCCGGACGCGGACCTGCTCCAGGCACTGGAACAGCTCGGCCTCATCGGTGATGGTATTCTCAGTGAAGGCGGGCAACCCTACCCGCTGGATAATCTCCCTTACCCGGCCCGGATCCATATAGGCCAGCAAGACTTTGCCCAGAGCCGTGCAGTGGGCATATACGGAACGGCCAATGTAGGAGGTCAAGGTTAACCCGTGCGGCCCCTCTACCTTATCGATATAGACCGCCTTGCCCCCATCGAGAATGCCCAGGTGCACAACTTCCCCCGACCGCTCCATCAGCTTCTCCA is part of the Clostridia bacterium genome and encodes:
- a CDS encoding IclR family transcriptional regulator — protein: MATSLEKALKVLEALWKAPNGKGISIRDLAYQTGLPPSTVHRFLQGFKRYDLVEQDEASRDYRLGYKILLMGLKVRSGLDLTRAAQPILEQLSATTGEDAYLVIPRGDVGIFLQGVEGRQPIRVVETYGTEIPLHCGASRKAILAFKDDEWIEGYIRRGLTSLTEKSITDPEKLWEEIRQIRKQGYATSSGEYTQYAFGVAAPVRNFNNQVVASIGIIGLQMRYTEENLPLFINEVKRAGRAVSQRLGWDGDES
- a CDS encoding IclR family transcriptional regulator produces the protein MNGRVKHKGEIQSVARALEILQALGAARRDLSVTELAREMGVHKSTVSRLLSTLEAYRFVEQDRETGRFHLGYRISELSAARFSRRDVRSMVRPFLEKLMERSGEVVHLGILDGGKAVYIDKVEGPHGLTLTSYIGRSVYAHCTALGKVLLAYMDPGRVREIIQRVGLPAFTENTITDEAELFQCLEQVRVRGYAIDDEEHERGVCCVAAPVCDAGGAVIAAISLSAPTVRISKKRLPEMIAMVKEAAEEASRALGFVPIPA